Proteins from one Penicillium digitatum chromosome 2, complete sequence genomic window:
- a CDS encoding Extracellular serine-threonine rich protein → MSWHLVKTHAQLKRHSLILASFLKLTGFDTFWPIMKGIALISLFSAALAHPAGLWWGTDVCYTSPDNTDNQCSDAQQKGFDLSELGNGDNWSLEGFHFVGLEPKNGCQGSSYGGTCLGGKLSSDDDWTIKISATDAPFSIRNFHLSTSRSTDIFIIYEMPDGSSCRHVASSSYRGTDIGNDQCGGAISVEFTLPQESKFGDCDLEIHSIDFDCSTGSKPPAPPVLDPSHSYLEPTPSSTVSLPPFHLPSTTPKPPTVSHSSHKMTTSTVWTTEEYTITKCPPTVTNCPGHSTVLVTSTYPLSTTVCPSTPVEPETSKTSSWVAHSDPPSVTASLHSFHLPSTTPDAPPTIHSSQQMTTSTIWTTEEFTITNCPPTVTNCPAHSTVFVTSTYPLSTTVCPSRPAETGPSTTSTRDLNSHPPLTSAISNTIATEPSPPTVTAPCPNVVPKCLNTWLSIPKCDSNSDTACFCPSTEFTDKVSGCIRAWSSSQKEEDSALAFFAGICAPFVPQNPAIVDIATTCTSSAPVSWTTHVPQSPSNTHPFVETVAVATSVPQAPCTTISWASHTATVPLVEFSTVTCATTTSVNLVPVTTASPPSQTSPHAHASSSTLKTSYQTHSTSVLTPTAPKTSVSEPTVSKPTETVVLANGGSKLSLCSIWTFAISLLVLLF, encoded by the exons ATGTCCTGGCATCTCGTGAAA ACCCACGCTCAATTAAAGCGTCATTCCCTCATTTTAGCATCTTTTTTAAAACTTACTGGCTTCGATACATTCTGGCCCATTATGAAGGGGATTGCTCTAATTTCACTTTTCAGTGCTGCACTAGCTCACCCGGCGGGCCTT TGGTGGGGTACCGACGTCTGCTATACAAGTCCAGACAATACCGACAATCAGTGCTCGGATGCTCAGCAGAAAGGCTTCGACTTGTCTGAGCTGGGCAACGGAGACAATTGGAGTTTGGAAGGCTTTCACTTCGTTGGCCTCGAGCCCAAGAATGGCTGTCAAGGATCAAGTTACGGG GGCACTTGTCTCGGTGGAAAGCTATCCAGTGATGATGACTGGACTATCAAGATTTCCGCCACTGACGCCCCATTCTCAATCCGCAACTTCCATCTTTCAACTTCTCGAAGCACcgacatcttcatcattTACGAAATGCCTGATGGCTCTTCTTGTCGTCATGTCGCGTCCAGCTCCTACAGGGGAACTGATATTGGCAACGATCAGTGCGGTGGTGCCATTTCAGTCGAGTTCACCCTTCCCCAAGAAAGCAAGTTCGGCGATTGTGATCTCGAGATTCATTCAATCGACTTTGACTGCTCTACTGGATCCAAGCCGCCAGCTCCCCCGGTCCTAGACCCCTCTCACTCTTATCTTGAGCCTACTCCGAGCTCGACTGTTTCCCTGCCCCCTTTCCATTTGCCATCGACTACGCCGAAGCCTCCGACGGTCAGCCACTCTTCCCACAAGATGACCACTTCCACGGTCTGGACTACTGAGGAGTACACTATCACCAAATGTCCACCCACCGTCACTAACTGCCCTGGTCATTCGACTGTGTTGGTTACCTCTACGTACCCATTGTCAACCACGGTCTGCCCCTCTACGCCTGTGGAGCCTGAAACAAGTAAGACATCGTCTTGGGTTGCGCACTCGGATCCGCCGAGCgtgactgcttctctgcaCTCTTTCCATTTGCCTTCGACTACGCCGGATGCTCCTCCGACTATTCACTCGTCCCAGCAGATGACGACTTCCACGATCTGGACTACGGAGGAGTTCACCATCACCAACTGCCCACCAACTGTCACTAACTGCCCCGCTCATTCAACTGTTTTCGTGACCTCTACGTACCCATTGTCAACCACGGTCTGCCCCTCTAGGCCCGCGGAAACTGGTCCCAGCACAACCTCTACGCGTGATCTGAACTCGCACCCCCCGCTCACGAGTGCCATCAGCAACACGATCGCTACCGAGCCCAGCCCACCCACTGTTACAGCCCCTTGCCCGAACGTGGTCCCCAAATGTCTCAACACCTGGCTCTCCATTCCCAAGTGCGACTCCAACAGTGACACCGCATGCTTCTGCCCATCCACAGAGTTCACGGACAAAGTTAGCGGGTGCATTCGGGCCTGGAGCAGCTCCCAGAAGGAGGAAGATTCCGCCCTTGCTTTCTTCGCTGGCATTTGTGCCCCCTTTGTTCCGCAGAACCCGGCTATTGTAGACATCGCTACCACCTGCACCTCTTCGGCCCCCGTTTCTTGGACCACCCATGTCCCTCAATCCCCCAGCAACACCCATCCCTTTGTTGAGACAGTTGCTGTGGCTACTTCGGTCCCCCAGGCTCCTTGCACCACCATCAGCTGGGCCTCGCATACGGCTACCGTTCCGCTTGTAGAGTTTAGCACGGTTACCTGCGCCACCACAACCTCTGTGAATCTGGTTCCGGTTACTACCGCCAGTCCTCCTTCTCAGACCAGCCCCCATGCGCACGCGTCCTCCTCAACGTTGAAGACCAGCTACCAAACCCACTCTACCTCTGTTCTTACACCGACGGCCCCAAAGACCTCTGTGTCCGAGCCCACCGTTTCGAAGCCAACTGAAACTGTCGTTCTTGCCAACGGTGGGTCGAAACTATCCTTGTGCAGTATCTGGACTTTTGCCATTTCCCTTTTGGTCCTTCTCTTCTAA